CGCGCATTCCAATCCCGCGGTGGTGATCAGCCAGCACCTGACGGCCGCACCCCCGGCGATCGGCTCCCGGCGGCCCGAATTGTCGGGCCTCGGGCCTGTTTTCGACAAGGCGCTGGCGAAGGAACCGGGGGAGCGGTACGCGCGCTGCATCGACTTCGCGCGGGCGCTGGCGCAGCGGCTCGGCGTGGCCGACTTCGACGCATCCGAACCGACAATGCTGGCCACCGCCGCGACCGGCCCGCGGCATGCGAAGAAGCCGGGACGCTCGCCGAGACGGCGGTGGGTCACCGTGTCCGCCGCGGCGGTGCTGGCCGTGATCGCGCTCGCCGCAGCGGCTTTCGTGTTCGGTGAACGCACCCGCGGGCAGACCGGTCCGCCGGATGCCCTCGCGCTGCCGGTGGTGGTGATCGGGGCGAACTGTGCCACGCTCGGCGCCGCCGGGATCACCGAAGCCGGTGATCCGGCCTACTGCGCCCGCTTGGCGAGCACCGGCGCGAGCCTGTGGTCGAAGTATCCCGGGGAGATCTCCGCACCGACGGCCACCGCGGCACCGGGCGAGCAGGTGTACCCGTCGGAGACCGAGCATCCGGTGTTGGTGTGTATGCAGCAGACCGGGCAGAGCAGACTGGACTGCCACGACGACATCCTGCAGAGCAACACCGGCAGTTAGAGCGCAGGCAGGTCCAGCCAGTCGTCGATCATGAACGCGTCGCCGCGGGCGACCACCGTCGCGCCTCCATGGCCGGGATAGTGGGCCGGAATCACGGCGGCTCGGCGGCGGGACGCCTCGGTGAGCACCCGGGTGCGGGTGACGGCCGCGGCGTGGAAGTCCTCGTCCCAGGCGCACGGGTCGCCGGGCCGCACGATCTGCACGGGACAATGGGTGAGGTCGCCGACGAACACCGCGGTCTTGCCGGCGTCGAGCCACACCACCGACGCTCCCTGCGTGTGACCCGGCGCCGGCCGCAGCCACATCGACTCACTGAGCCGATGGCCGCCGGACCACAACTCGATTTGGTCACCCAGCGGAGAGACGCTGTCCTCGAACACCGTTCGCACGTGCTGCTGCACCGATGCTTCTTCCTCGGTATCCGGGGCCGTTGTTTGCGCGGGGCCGTCCGGTCCGAAGTGGCGATAGTCCGGCTCGGGTATCAAGTACCGCGCGTTCGGGAACGTCGGAACCCAGGACCCGTTGGCGCGCATCGTATTCCAACCGACGTGGTCGAAATGCAGATGGGTGTTGACGACGACGTCGACGTCGGCAGGGTCCACTCCGGCGCTGCGCAGCGACGCGAGGAAGCCGGTCTGCAGGTCCGACAGCACCGCCATCCGCGGACGGGACTTGTCGTTGCCGGCGCCGGTGTCGATGATCACGGTCAGTCCGTCGACCTCGATCACCCAGGTCTGCAGCGCGATACGCCATCCGGCATCGGTCCAGAACGTCGGAGAGAACTCGTCGGCGTATGTGTGCCAGGCATCTGCCGGGGTGTGTGGGAACACCGCCGTCGGCAGGCCGTCGACCTGCCACTCCACGACGCGCGTGAGCGTCGCGGCGCCCATCCGGATGCGGTCCACAGCTTCAGGTTAGAGGATCTGCGCGCCCGCGCAACGGGTTACGGCTTGATTCGGATGTGCCCGGGGCTGTACAGGCCGCTGTGGGTCTGCGTGCCGAAGTCCAGCGTCGCCGGTTGCGCGTCCCGTGAGTCCGGCGTCGGCTCGAACCGGCGCAGCGAGCCCCAGTCACGGCCCCAGTCCTGCGACAGATACGTCGCCATCACGTGCGCACGCAACAGCAGGTCCGAGATCCCGAGCAGCCCGCCGTTGAGGCCGTCCTGCCAGGTGTCGGTGTCCTTGCGCTTGGCGTTGTAATCCGGGGTGATGCGGAACTTGGGAATGTCGGTGACCCCGTTGGCGTGCAGCATCGGTTGCTGACACGGGAACGCCAGCCCGACCGCCCAGTCCATCAGCACGGGCTGCTCGGAGCCGACGTACTCCTGCACCGAGCGCAGCTCCGGCACCCGTGGCGGCGTCACCGCCACCCAGTCGCCCGGCGTCAGCGAACGGTCCTCGGCGACAACGCGGACCGCGACCGCATCAGCGGGAATGTCGGCACGCGGGAACCGCAGGTTGCGCCACGACGGGATCGGACCCAGGTCGTAGGGCACCAACCGGCCACCGGGCAACAGCGCGCCGTCGGGGCCGCGCGTCGCGTACTCCAACTCAACGGTCTGCCCCTCGGTGCGGCCGTTGAACACGCTGTCCCCGGTGATCGTGCCCGCGGCGGTCACCACCACCAGCGGGTGCGCGTCGTCGGCGGGCGGAAGCTCGTACCACGCCGACGCCAGCGTGCTCTCCTGCTGCTGCCCCTCGACATAGCTGCCCGCCACCGGAACCCGGGCGGGGTCCAGCCCGTACGGCAGCGGCACCGTCGACCCGTTCACACCCGGCCGGGACAGCTCCGTCGGCTGGTCCCAGTCGTAGTCCGTGCCCGGCATCGGCAGGTTGATCCGAATGGCCTCGGCGACAATCTTTTCCGGCACGCCGTCGGCGGTGAAACCGGCCGGGTCGACGCCGCCCAACGGGCCCAGCGGACCGAAGTCGCCGGGCACCACCGGCATGAACCCGTCGTTGGCGTCGGGTTCGACGAGCACGTCGTCGGCCAGCGCGCACCCGCCCGCGAAGGCCCGCAGATTGGCCCACCCGTTCGAGTACGTCGGGTATTGACCCACCACGCCGATCACCATCGACGCGACGAACACCACCACCATGAATCCGGCCGTCACCGGGATCGGCGCAGCGGTCAACGCCCGCGCGATGCGCCCCTCCCCGCGGGTGCGCGAGGAGAAGTGCAGCCACGCGGCCCACAGCGCCGCGATCGCGAACAGCGCGAAAAAGACTGTGCTGATTGTGATTCCGCCCAGCTCAGGCATGTCGTTGTTGAACGGCACGCCGAAGCTCGACACATACCACCAGCCGTTGGTGGTGGCGAAGCACAACGCGACCACGAACAGCACCGCGGCCAGGAACGCCATCCTGTTGCGGGACCACTTCAGCACCGCGGGTGACACCAGCACGGTGGCCAGCGCCGCCATCGCCGCGCCCACGGCGGCGAACAGCCCGAAGTGGTGCACCCACTTCGTCGGGGTGAACATCAGGAAGAACACCGTGCCCAAGATGATGCCCATCAACCGCCACGCCGGACCGCGCGCGACGCCGGGCACCCGCCCGCGCCGCAGCATGATGAACATCGACACGAACAGCGACAGCGCGGTGATCAGGAACCCGAACCGCCGCGACAGCGATCCGTCGACGGTCGGCAGGATCAGGTAGTAGTACCGCAGGTTCTCGGTGTACCACTCCTGGTTCGGGCCGATGTCGGTGCGAATCCTGGTGGCCTCCAACACCGTCGCGATGGTCTGGTCGAAGAAGACGACGGTCAGGATCACCGTGCCCGCAGCGAGCAGCGGCAGCAGCAGCGGCCAGACGCCGACCACGCGGCGGCGCCGCACCAGGATGCGCAGCAGCGGGCGGCCGCCGGCCACCAGCGCGGCCACTGCGATCAGCCCGGTCGGCTGGATGCCCAGCGTGAACGCGGCAGTGATGATCGCGAATGCGGCCGGGGTGAGCCGTCCGGAGGTGATGGCCCGCTCGATCAGCACGTAGGTGATCAGCGCGCCGGTGGCGATCTGACCCTCCGGGCGCAGGCCGTTGTTGAACGGCATCCACGCCGCCAGCAGCACCAGGCCGGCCGCCCACAGCGCAGGCTTGCTTGCCGCGACTGCCGGACCCAGCCGCGGCAACACCTCGCGAGACAGCAACAGCCAGCAGAGGATTCCGCAGATAAGGTCCGGCAGCCGCATCCAGATGCTGGCGTCGCTGACGCTGGTCATCATCGCCAGCACGTTGTAGTACCAGCCGAACGGGTCCTCGGGGCTGCCGAACCAGCGGAAGTAGTTCGACATGTACCCGGCGTGCCCGGCGACGCGGGCCATGCCGAGGATGTAGCCGTCGTCCGACGAGTTCGCGCCGATGACATGCCACACCGCGAACCCGCCGACCACGGCCACGTCGGTCACGGTGAAGGTGCGCCACCGCTGCGGGATCCAGCGGCGCATCCGCCTGCCGTCCATGCGGTCCAGCCGCCACAGCGCCAGCAGCGCGACCACCGTCGAGACGATCGCCAGCAGCATCGCGGCCAGCTTCACCGGCGTCGGTTCGGTGGTGAACCGGGTGTCGATCTGCGCCGACAAGCTCAGCCCCGGCGGCGCCGGTCCGGTCAGGTCGGTGAACACACCGACGATCGCCGGGCGCAGGTTCGGATCCGGAAAGCCGCTGTACTGCGCTGAGCCGTCGGGCTTCGTCAGCCCGACGAACGTGGCGAACGTACCCTCCTCCGACGACGTGATCTCGATGCGCTGACACTCGGGAGACGCCACCCGCGCGCGCGGCACACTGGCCACCACCACGTTGCGGTCGGTGATGTCGACGCGTTGCGGGCCCACGGTGACGAAAAGCGCTTGCAGCGCAGCCTGTTTGCCGTCCTTCGGCGCCGTGCCCAGCACCACGCCGCCGCGCGGGGGCAGCGAGCGCACCACGTCGCACGGCACCGTGACCGACATCGTCACCGGGGTTTGCGTGATCAGCGGCGCGGTGACGCTGTTCAGCTGCCCTTCCTGCGGCCAGTTCAGCGTCGCGGTGGTCTGCTCGACCGGCAGCAGCGGTGTCGCCACCGACAGCACGAAGCCCAGCAGCCCGGCGATCGCGGCCACCCAGCGCGCGACCCGCACGTCCGAACCCGATGTCCGTGTCGTGGTCATGGCAGCGCCCTGATCGGTCCGTTACGGCTCCACCCGAACACCCGGGCGGTGCCCTGCTCGATCACGGCCTCGGGCGCCTGCGAGGCGGGCACGACGCGGTCATAGCGCTCGATCGAACCCCAGTCGCGGTACCAGTCGCCGCGCAGATACGTCGGCACGGTGGCCGTGCGCAACAGCGCCTGGATGAACAGGAACGGACCCCCGTCCTGAGCCGATTGCCACTGGTTCGACGACACCACCACCTGCTTGAGATTCGGAAGGATGCGGTACTGCGGAAGTTCGGCCACCCCGAGGTGTTCGGCGAACGGCCGCTGGCACGGGAAGTTCGCGGCCGTCGCGATGTCCATCAGCACCGGCGTCTGCGACCCGAGGAACTGCTGGGCGGTCTGCAGCACCGGCACCCGCGGCGGGGTGAACGCGAACCACTGGTCTTCGGACAGGTTCGGGTCGTCGGCGACGATGCGCGCGACGTTGGCCTCCGGCGGCGCCCACTCCAGTGGGAAACGCAGGTTGCGCCAAGCCTTCTGCGGACCCGGCCCAATGTCGATCGGCTGCACCTCGGCCAGCGGCGTGTAGCGGCCGTCGGGCCCGTGCACACCCCACTGCAGTTTCAGCGACTGCCCGTAGTTGAACGAGCCGTCCTCCTCGTAGAACCAGATCGCGCCTGCCGCAGCGACCGTCACCAGCGGACGGTCCGGAGAGCGGGGCGGAAGCTGGTACCACGCCGAAGTCACCTTGGCCGCAAGGGTGTTCTCGTCGTAGCTGCCCATCACCGGCACCCGGTCGGGATCGAGGCCGAACGGCAGGAACACCCGCGACCCGTTCACCCCGACGGGCCCGTACCCGCCCCCGGTGCCCGCGGCGAAGCCGATGCCGATGTTGGGTTCGTTGGGCGAGCCGTCGGAGTTCACCGTCCCCGGGTTGGCGGTGATCGGTTCGGGCGGTTCGAGGGTGTCGCTGACGCCGTTGGGGGTGAAGCCCACCGGGTCCTCACCGCCGAGCGGCCCGTACTCGCCGAACCGCTGACCCGGAACAGGTTGCAGCAGACCGGCATTCGTGTCCGGCTCGACGAGCACGTCGTCGGCCATCGCGCAGCTGGTCTCCGAAAGCCCGGACTTCAGCGCCGACACGTTGGCCTTGGCGGTGGTGTAGACGGGATAGCGCTGCACGGCGCCCTTGGCCATCGAGCCGACCTCGAGCACCACCATGATCGTCGCCACCACCAGAAGCGGGGTCGACGCCAGCACCCGGTTGCGGCGGGTGTCGGCGACCTGGGTGTGGCCCGCGTAGTCCATCCGGAAGTGCAGCCAACCAGCGAGCAGGCCCGAAGCGATCGCCAGCACCAGGAAGATGCCCGTCACCGGGATGCCCGCGATGACCGGTTGTTTGTCGAACCACGGCACGCCGTAGTTGCCGACGTAGAACCAGCCGTTGATACCCGAAGTGGCCCAAGCCAGGACGAACAGCAGCGCGGTGACGTACAGCGTGAGGTTGCGGCGGCTGTGCAGGCCGACGCGGGCGAACGCGAACGCCGTCACCGCGCCGAGGGCGCCGGCCAGCCCGGCGAACGCGCCGAACTGCACCGCCCATTTGGTCGGGGTGAAGGTCAGCAGCAGCAGGCCGATCGCCGTCGAGCCGATCAACCGCCACACCGGCCCGCGCGCCATGCCCGCGACGCCGCCGCGGCGCAACAGCACCGTCAGCATCACGAACAGGCACAGCAGCAGCGCCAGCACCGCGAACCGCCGGGTCAGCGACGAGTCGACGCTGTCCTCGACGGTGAGGAAGTAGTACCGCAGGAAGTCCTGGTACCACGCGATAGTCGGGCCGACGACGTACTTGATGCGCGCGGACTCGGCGACAGTGGCCAGCGTCTGGTCTCGGAACACCACGACGAAGATCAGCGACAGCGACGCCAGCAGCGCCGCCAGTGGGGCCAGCACCCCGTCGACCGGCCGGCGCGCCCGGATGGTGCGCACGATCGCGCGGGACCCGACGAGCAGCGGGGCCACCGCGATCAGGCCCTGCGGGGCCAGTGTCACCGCGAACACCGCGACCATGACGGCCACCGCGGCCGGCCACACCCGCCGGGTGGCGACGGCGTTCTCGACGAGCACCCACACCGCGACGGCGCCGAACGCGATCAGCGGTTCGGGCCGCAGGCCGTTGTTGAACGGCAGCCACGCGGCCAGGAACACCGCTCCGCCCGTCCACACGGTCACCCGGTTGGCGGCCAGCCGCCCGCCGAGTCGCGGCAGCACGCATCGGCTGACGATGAGCCAGGCGCCGATCGCGGCCGCCGTCGCGGGCAGCCGCATCCAGACGCTGGCGGTGCTGACGGATGCCAGCGTCGCCAGCACGGACTGGTACCAGTCGAACGGCGCCTCGGTGGCGCCGAAGAAGCGGTAGTAGTTGGCGGTGTAGCCGGCGTCGGCCGACACTCGCGCGATGGTGAGGTTGTAGCCGTCGTCGGAGGACAGCGCGCCGATCAGATGCCACAGCAGCAGGGTCCCGACGACGCCGACGTCGGCGGCCCAGTGCCAGAACCCGACGCGCCACCACCGGCGGCCCGATCTGGCCACCCGGCGGCCGCCGGCGCGGTCCAGCAGCGCCAGTGCCACCACCGACGCCAGGACGCACGCCACGCCGAGCACCATCGCCGCGAGCTTGAGCACCGTCGGTGAGGTGATGAATCGGGTGTCGACGTCGATGCGCGCCGACAGGCCTTCCTGCGGGGGGATCCGCAGGTCGGTGAAGACACCGGCCACCTGGGGTTTCTTCTCGGCGGCCAGCGTTCCGACGGCGCCGGGGATCCCGATGAAGTCAGCGCCCGCCGCACCTGGGTCGGCCCAGACGTGCAGCGTGCTGCATGCGCCGGACTCGACGGCGGGCCGTGGCGCGACCGCGGCGACCGAGTCGCGGAACGCCACCACGACGACGTCGGAGGTGGCGCGCACGAACAGTCCGTTGCGGCTGGCGTCGATGCCGCCGGGCGGCACCGTCGACAACACCAGCCCGCCGTCCTCCGGCAGTGTCGCCACCGCCTGGCACGGGATCGAGACGTCGAGGGACTGCGGTGCGCCGGACACCAGCGGCGCGGTGATGTCGGTGATGAACCCGTCCGGGGTGGGCGCCTGGGGCCACAGGATCGTCGCGGTGGTCTGCTTGACCGGCAGCAGCGGGACCAGTCCACACAGCAGCACACCCGCGAGGCCAGCGACGACGGCTATCAGTCGGGCGACCCGGCGGGTCCGCTCATCGTCGTCGCTCGGCACGAGGGTCGATGGTAGGCGACGACGATGAGTGCGCCGTTGATGCGGGACCTTGCTGTGGGAGCTGTCAGTATCTGACTAGTAAGACTAGTCAGACCTTCCTAAGATAGGCGTCATGAGGACGGTCACCAGTACAGAGGCGAAGGCGCGGCTGAACGCGCTGCTGGCCGAAGTGGAGCAGACCGGAGCATCGGTCACGATCACGAACCACGGGCGCCCCGTCGCGGTGCTGTCACCGGTCGTTGCGCGCCCGCGAAAGTTCGGTCAGATGCCCGGCCTCGCCGTTCCGGACGACTTCGACGAGCCGCTTTCCAAAGATGAGCTCGCGGCGTGGGAAGGCGGATCGTGATGGCGATCCTGCTCGATACGAACGCACTGCTGTGGTTGGTATCTGATCCGGATCGGATTCGGCCGTCAGCGCGTGAACTCCTGGACGATCCCGCCAACGAGTTGTACGTCTCGGCCGTATCCGCGTGGGAGATCGCCATCAAGACCCGCTCCGGCCGACTCGACGGAACTCGCCTGCTCGCCAGCTGGAGCGAGGTGGTCGCTGCGATGACCGCGATCGATCTGCCGATCGATTCCGCGGACGCCGCTTTTGCGGGTCAGCTGAATTGGGAGCATCGCGATCCCTTCGACCGCATGATCGTGGCTCAGGCTGCCCGGCGTGGGCTGAGCATCGCAACCAGCGACACAGCGGTTCGGGTCGGCGCGGTGACGCCGGTCATCGAAACCGGTTGATCTGGTTCCCGCGACAGCGCGGATTCTAGGGTTTACCCCTAGTGCCGTTACCCCGTCGGTGACTGAGGATTGCTACGCAACTCAAAACAACCATCGTGGGGGGAACAACGGTGACAATTATTCAGAAGCGTCTGATTGGCAAGAGCCGCACAACGTCGTCGACGCCGGCACTTGGGGACGCGCACGCAACGCGCAAACCGATTCTGATCACGGTGCAGGAGGTGCTGTTCGGCTCCGCGGCCGCCCTCCGCGCCCGGCGAACCCCGAAGCCACCGAAGCCCCGACGGGACTATCCCCAGCACATCAAATTTCTCGAGCAGGCCTCCATGGCACGTGAGATGTACCGGCTGTGAGCACCCGGTGTGGTGACACCGGGCCTCAAACAATCTCGAAGGCAGCGGGTTTCGCGAATCCCGCCAACAGCATCCGACCGGGAGTCAACGCCAGCACAGCGTTGCGCAGCCGCGACGACACAGGCCCCCGCATCGCGGCCGGGCGTCCGATCCTGTCGGCCTCGTCGCGCAGCTCCTCCGCACGGGGTTGCCGTTCGTCGGAGTAGCGGCGCAACGCCTCCTCGGGTGTGGGTCCGTCCG
The window above is part of the Mycolicibacterium rutilum genome. Proteins encoded here:
- a CDS encoding MBL fold metallo-hydrolase, encoding MDRIRMGAATLTRVVEWQVDGLPTAVFPHTPADAWHTYADEFSPTFWTDAGWRIALQTWVIEVDGLTVIIDTGAGNDKSRPRMAVLSDLQTGFLASLRSAGVDPADVDVVVNTHLHFDHVGWNTMRANGSWVPTFPNARYLIPEPDYRHFGPDGPAQTTAPDTEEEASVQQHVRTVFEDSVSPLGDQIELWSGGHRLSESMWLRPAPGHTQGASVVWLDAGKTAVFVGDLTHCPVQIVRPGDPCAWDEDFHAAAVTRTRVLTEASRRRAAVIPAHYPGHGGATVVARGDAFMIDDWLDLPAL
- a CDS encoding serine/threonine-protein kinase, which produces MPLVEGQEIAGYTILRSLGTGGMGEVYLAQHPRLPRQDALKVLSTTVCADSEYRERFNREADIAASLWHPHIVEVHDRGEVDGQLWIAMDYVEGTDAAQLAAQRHPDGMPPDLVINIVTAVAEALDYAHQRNLTHRDVKPANILIANPDTADERVMLADFGIARRGDDASGLTGTNMTVGTVAYAAPEQLKGERIDGRADQYALAATAFQLLTGTPPFAHSNPAVVISQHLTAAPPAIGSRRPELSGLGPVFDKALAKEPGERYARCIDFARALAQRLGVADFDASEPTMLATAATGPRHAKKPGRSPRRRWVTVSAAAVLAVIALAAAAFVFGERTRGQTGPPDALALPVVVIGANCATLGAAGITEAGDPAYCARLASTGASLWSKYPGEISAPTATAAPGEQVYPSETEHPVLVCMQQTGQSRLDCHDDILQSNTGS
- a CDS encoding type II toxin-antitoxin system Phd/YefM family antitoxin gives rise to the protein MRTVTSTEAKARLNALLAEVEQTGASVTITNHGRPVAVLSPVVARPRKFGQMPGLAVPDDFDEPLSKDELAAWEGGS
- a CDS encoding arabinosyltransferase domain-containing protein, whose protein sequence is MPSDDDERTRRVARLIAVVAGLAGVLLCGLVPLLPVKQTTATILWPQAPTPDGFITDITAPLVSGAPQSLDVSIPCQAVATLPEDGGLVLSTVPPGGIDASRNGLFVRATSDVVVVAFRDSVAAVAPRPAVESGACSTLHVWADPGAAGADFIGIPGAVGTLAAEKKPQVAGVFTDLRIPPQEGLSARIDVDTRFITSPTVLKLAAMVLGVACVLASVVALALLDRAGGRRVARSGRRWWRVGFWHWAADVGVVGTLLLWHLIGALSSDDGYNLTIARVSADAGYTANYYRFFGATEAPFDWYQSVLATLASVSTASVWMRLPATAAAIGAWLIVSRCVLPRLGGRLAANRVTVWTGGAVFLAAWLPFNNGLRPEPLIAFGAVAVWVLVENAVATRRVWPAAVAVMVAVFAVTLAPQGLIAVAPLLVGSRAIVRTIRARRPVDGVLAPLAALLASLSLIFVVVFRDQTLATVAESARIKYVVGPTIAWYQDFLRYYFLTVEDSVDSSLTRRFAVLALLLCLFVMLTVLLRRGGVAGMARGPVWRLIGSTAIGLLLLTFTPTKWAVQFGAFAGLAGALGAVTAFAFARVGLHSRRNLTLYVTALLFVLAWATSGINGWFYVGNYGVPWFDKQPVIAGIPVTGIFLVLAIASGLLAGWLHFRMDYAGHTQVADTRRNRVLASTPLLVVATIMVVLEVGSMAKGAVQRYPVYTTAKANVSALKSGLSETSCAMADDVLVEPDTNAGLLQPVPGQRFGEYGPLGGEDPVGFTPNGVSDTLEPPEPITANPGTVNSDGSPNEPNIGIGFAAGTGGGYGPVGVNGSRVFLPFGLDPDRVPVMGSYDENTLAAKVTSAWYQLPPRSPDRPLVTVAAAGAIWFYEEDGSFNYGQSLKLQWGVHGPDGRYTPLAEVQPIDIGPGPQKAWRNLRFPLEWAPPEANVARIVADDPNLSEDQWFAFTPPRVPVLQTAQQFLGSQTPVLMDIATAANFPCQRPFAEHLGVAELPQYRILPNLKQVVVSSNQWQSAQDGGPFLFIQALLRTATVPTYLRGDWYRDWGSIERYDRVVPASQAPEAVIEQGTARVFGWSRNGPIRALP
- a CDS encoding type II toxin-antitoxin system VapC family toxin is translated as MMAILLDTNALLWLVSDPDRIRPSARELLDDPANELYVSAVSAWEIAIKTRSGRLDGTRLLASWSEVVAAMTAIDLPIDSADAAFAGQLNWEHRDPFDRMIVAQAARRGLSIATSDTAVRVGAVTPVIETG
- a CDS encoding arabinosyltransferase domain-containing protein, with product MTTTRTSGSDVRVARWVAAIAGLLGFVLSVATPLLPVEQTTATLNWPQEGQLNSVTAPLITQTPVTMSVTVPCDVVRSLPPRGGVVLGTAPKDGKQAALQALFVTVGPQRVDITDRNVVVASVPRARVASPECQRIEITSSEEGTFATFVGLTKPDGSAQYSGFPDPNLRPAIVGVFTDLTGPAPPGLSLSAQIDTRFTTEPTPVKLAAMLLAIVSTVVALLALWRLDRMDGRRMRRWIPQRWRTFTVTDVAVVGGFAVWHVIGANSSDDGYILGMARVAGHAGYMSNYFRWFGSPEDPFGWYYNVLAMMTSVSDASIWMRLPDLICGILCWLLLSREVLPRLGPAVAASKPALWAAGLVLLAAWMPFNNGLRPEGQIATGALITYVLIERAITSGRLTPAAFAIITAAFTLGIQPTGLIAVAALVAGGRPLLRILVRRRRVVGVWPLLLPLLAAGTVILTVVFFDQTIATVLEATRIRTDIGPNQEWYTENLRYYYLILPTVDGSLSRRFGFLITALSLFVSMFIMLRRGRVPGVARGPAWRLMGIILGTVFFLMFTPTKWVHHFGLFAAVGAAMAALATVLVSPAVLKWSRNRMAFLAAVLFVVALCFATTNGWWYVSSFGVPFNNDMPELGGITISTVFFALFAIAALWAAWLHFSSRTRGEGRIARALTAAPIPVTAGFMVVVFVASMVIGVVGQYPTYSNGWANLRAFAGGCALADDVLVEPDANDGFMPVVPGDFGPLGPLGGVDPAGFTADGVPEKIVAEAIRINLPMPGTDYDWDQPTELSRPGVNGSTVPLPYGLDPARVPVAGSYVEGQQQESTLASAWYELPPADDAHPLVVVTAAGTITGDSVFNGRTEGQTVELEYATRGPDGALLPGGRLVPYDLGPIPSWRNLRFPRADIPADAVAVRVVAEDRSLTPGDWVAVTPPRVPELRSVQEYVGSEQPVLMDWAVGLAFPCQQPMLHANGVTDIPKFRITPDYNAKRKDTDTWQDGLNGGLLGISDLLLRAHVMATYLSQDWGRDWGSLRRFEPTPDSRDAQPATLDFGTQTHSGLYSPGHIRIKP